TGATCTCAGCGCTCGAAGACGAGCTGATCGGCGCCATCTACGACTATGTCGTGCGATACGTTTACGTCGTCGACAATCCGACGTTTGCCGAGCGTCTCGCCATTGTCGCGGTTGGCGGCTATGGGCGCGGGACGCTCGCGCCGGGCTCCGACATCGATCTTCTGTTTCTCGTGCCGTACAAACAGACCCCCTGGGGCGAAAGCGTCATCGAGGCGATCCTGTATATTCTTTGGGATCTGCGTCAGAAGGTCGGCCACGCGACGCGCTCCGTCGCCGAGTGCATGCGTCAGGCCCGCGCCGACATGACCATTCGAACCACGCTTCTCGAAGCGCGCTTCATTCTCGGCAACGCCGAGCTGTTCAGCGAGTTCCGCGAGAGCTTCGATCGCGAGATCGCCCGTTTGGATACGCGCGAATTCGTCTCCGCCAAGCTCGCCGAACGCGACTCGCGCGTGATGCGCGCCGGCGCCTCGCGCTATCTCGTCGAGCCCAATGTGAAGGAGGGCAAAGGCGGCCTGCGCGATCTCAACACGCTGTTCTGGATCGCCAAATATGTCTATCGCGTGCGTGAGGCGAAGGAACTCGTCGCCGCCGGCCTCTTCACCGCGGCCGAGCTCAGTCTCTTCGAGCGCTGCGAGGAGTTTCTGTGGCGCGTGCGCTGTCATCTGCATTTCGCGACGGGCCGGGCCGAGGAACGGTTGGCTTTCGACGTACAAACAACGATCGCCAAGCGTCTCGGCTATCACGACCGCAGCGGGCTATCGCCGGTCGAGCGCTTCATGAAGCACTATTTTCTCGTCGCCAAGGAAGTCGGCGATCTCACCGCGATCGTCTGCGCGGCGCTTGAAGAAAAGCAGGCGAAGCCGCGCGCCATCTTCGAGCGCTTCCTGCAGCCGTTTCGGCGCCGGCGCAGTCGCGGCCCGCAAGGCGACTTCATCGTCGATCACGACCGCATCAGCATCGTCGACGCCGATGTGTTCAAGCGCGATCCCGTCAACATCATCCGGCTGTTCTGGATGGCCGATCATCACGGCCTGCCGCTGCATCCCGACGCCTTGCGCACGGTGACTCTGTCGCTGCGTCTGATCGACGCCAATCTGCGCGCCAACAAGGAAGCCAATCGGCTGTTTCTCGAAATCCTGCTCTCGCGCAACATGACCGAGATTACGCTGCGCCGGATGAATGAGACCGGCGTGCTTGGGCGTTTCATTCCGGATTTCGGCAAAGTCGTCGCGATGATGCAGTTCAATATGTATCATCACTACACCGTCGACGAGCATCTGCTGCGCGCGGTCGGCGGACTGTCCGATCTCGAAGCCGGGCGCATGCCGGAGCATCAGCAGCTCGTTGACGAAATCCTGCCGACGATTGTCAACCGCAAGGTGCTTTATCTGGGCCTGTTCCTGCACGACATCGCCAAGGGCCGAAAGGATGATCACTCCCGCGCCGGCATGGAGGTGGCGCGCAGCCTCTGTCCGCGTCTGGGCTTCACCCCCGGCGAGACCGAGTCCGTGGCCTGGCTCGTCGAGCATCATCTCACCATGTCGAGCTTCGCGCAGAGCCGCGATCTCTCCGACCGCGTCACGATCGAGAATTTCGCCGCCATCGTTCAAACGATGGAGCGGCTGAAGATGCTGTTCGTTCTCACCGTCTGCGACATCAACGCGGTCGGGCCCGGCGTGCTCGACGCCTGGAAGGCGCAGCTGCTGCGCGTGCTCTATTGGGAAACCGAAGTTGTGCTCGGCGGCGGCCATTCGGCGGTCGATCGCAAGAGTCGCGTCGCCGCCGCGAAAGCCGAGCTGCGCGCGGCGCTTCCGGAGTGGAGCGACGAGGCGTTCGACGCCTACGCCAAGCGTCACTATCCGGCCTACTGGCTCAAGGTCGACGTCGCCCGCAAGCTGCGTCACGCGGAGCTGCTTCGCGAGATGAACGGCGCATCGGCGCCGCTGGCGACCGCGGTCGAACTCGACAGGACGCGCGGCGCCGTGGAGCTGACCGTCGTCGCGCCCGACAACCCGCGTCTGCTGGCGATCATCGCCGGCGGCTGCGCGGCAGGCGGCGCCAATATCGTCGACGCGCATATTTTCACCACCGCGGATGGTCTCGCGCTCGACACGATCTTCTTCTCGCGCGCCTTTGATTTTGACGAAGACGAAATGCGTCGCGCCGGGCGCATCGCCGGCCTCATCGCCAGGGCGCTGCGCGGTGAGGTCGTCGTGTCCGAAGAGCTGCGGGCGCGCGCCAAAGCCCATCTGCCGACCGACGCCTTCTCGGTCGCGCCTGAGGTCGTCGTCGATAACAGCCTGTCGAACGTCTATACGGTGATCGAGGTCTCGGGACTCGACCGCGAGGGTCTGCTGTTCGAGCTCACCAATGCGATTTCGCGACTCAATCTCAATATCGCCTCGGCGCATATCGTGACCTTCGGCGAGCGCGCCGTCGACGCCTTCTATGTCACGGATCTGACGGGGGCGAAGATCGCTTCGCCGCAGCGACAGGCGGCCATCAAGCGCCAGCTCCTGGACGTGTTTCGCGGTCCCGGCGCGCGCGGGACCAGAACGCCGGCCGCCGCCGCGACTTGATTTTGACGTTTCGCACGCAGATATCGAAGCCTTTACAAAGAATGGTGACAGCATGAGCGATCCAACGAATGCGGACAAAAAGGCTGACTCGGCGGAGAATCGGGGGGGCGCGGAACCTTCGTCCTTGTCGCAGCCGTCGGCCGAATCCGACATTGCGCAGCCGGAGCCGTTCACCGAGCTCGAAAATCTTTATGCTGAAAACTCAGGGTTAAAGGACAAACTTCTGCGCGCGCTCGCCGAAGTCGAGAATGTGCGCCGTCGCGCTGAACGCGAGATCGCCGACGCGAAAACTTATGGCGTGGCGAATTTCGCGCGGGAGATGCTGTCCTTCGCCGATAATCTACGCCGCGCCATCGAGAGCGTGCCGGAGGAGGCGCGCGCCGAGCCGGCGGTCGCGTCGCTGCTTGAGGGGGTCGACGTGATGGAGCGCGATTTCCTCGCGCGGCTCGCGCGCTTCGGCGTCAGGAAGATCGACGCCAAAGGCGTGCGCTTTGATCCTAATCAGCATGAAGCGCTGTTCGAAATTCCTGATGAGACGCAACCCGCGGGCACGGTGGCTCAGGTCGTTGAGCAAGGCTACATGATCGGCGAACGCGTGTTGCGCCCGGCAAAAGTCGGCGTGGCGCGCGGCGCATCAAAGCCGTCCTAACCGGTCGAGGACGTGCATGGACGAGCGAGCGACCGCGACAAAGCCTACGGAAGCCGGGGTCGTCGCAGCGGCGGTCTATCACGAGGGACGTAAGATCGCCGATATCGAGATCGATGAGGCCGGAGAGTGGACCAAGCGCGAAGGCGATGTCGTCTGGATCGGACTCCACGAGCCGTCACAAGAGCTGCTGGAGCGCGTCGGCGAACAGTTCGCATTGCATCATCTCGCGATCGAGGACGCGTTCAAGGCGCATCAGTTTCCCAAGCTCGAAGAATATGAAGACAGCGTTTTCATCGTCGCGCGCACCGCGCAGATGGTTGAGGGCCGCATCGCCTTCGGCGAGACGCATATTTTTATCGGCGCCGGCTATGTCGTGAGCGTGCGCCATGGCGCGTCGAGCTCGTATGCGCATGTGCGAGAACGCTGCGAAGCGCGCGCGGAACGCCTCACGGAGGGCGAAGACTTCATTGTCTACGCCATTCTCGATTTCATCGTGGACAACTACTTTCCAGTGCTCGACGCGATCAACGGTCAGGTCGAGGACATCGAGGATCATGTTCTCGCGACGACGATGGGCAAGCCGGAAATCGAGCAGCTCTATAGTTTGCGGCGCGACCTCTTGCATCTGCGCAACGCCGTGACGCCGCTTGCGGACGTCTGCCGTCGCTTGGAGCGCAGCGACGTCGTCGCCATCGATCGGGAAATGCGGCCGCATTTTCGGGACGTTCGCGACCATCTGCGCCGCGTCCAGGAACGCATCGACACGATGCGGGAGACGCTGGCGTTCGCCTTTGAATCGAGCCTGATGAACGCGCAGATCCAGCAGACCGACATTTCTCGTCGACTCGCCGCCTGGGCCGCGATTCTCGCGGTGCCCACCGCCATCGCCGGCATTTACGGGATGAACTTCCAGCACATGCCCGAACTCCAGTGGGAGTATGGCTATTACGTCGTCCTCGGCGTGACGGCGAGCGTCTGCGGCTATCTGTACTATCGGCTGCGTCGCGCCGGCTGGCTGTGAACGCCGCCCGCTCGGGCCGAGGCGCATCGCCGAGCCTCTCACGCCGCACGTGTTTCAGGCGCAGTCGCCTGCGACCGGCTCCTTGGGCCTAGCGCCTTACGAAAGTTTCATCCCGCCGCCATTGGCCGGCAAAGCGGCAATCTCCATCTTTCATCTTGCGGCGACGTTGCGCTTCTCCTCCACGCGGCGTCGTTCAAGATGGAGATTTCGAGAATGCCTATCGCAAACAATCCTCGCGACCGCGCCATTGAAGCGCCGCGCCGCGCGTCCCGGCTGGCGCTGATGGGCGCTGCGGCCGCGTTCGCGCTGAGCGCCGCGATCGGTCCGGCGCCGCTGACGCCGGCTTACGCCGAAGCGCCGCTTTCCGGATCTGTCACCGCCGCCGGACCCGCCTCCTTTGCTGACGTCGTCGAGCGCGTCAAGCCGGCCGTCGTCGCCATCAAGGTCAAGGCTGTCGACGATCAGCAGGGCGGCGGCGTCTTCGAGATGCCGGACGTGTCGCCCGACGACCCGATGTATCGCTTTTTCAAGCGCTTCGGAGAAGGTCAAGGGGGCCGTCCGCAGAAGCACATGACGATGTCGCAGGGCTCTGGTTTCATCATCAGCTCGGACGGCTATGTCGTCACCAATAACCACGTTGTGGATCACGCCAGCGAAGTCGACGTTGCGCTCGACGACGGAAGAACGCTGCCCGCCAAGGTTGTCGGCACGGATAAGCGCACCGACCTGGCGCTGCTCAAGATCAGCGACGGTGCCAAGCTGCCCTATGTCGACTGGGGCTCCGCGGCGCCGCGGGTCGGCGACTGGGTGATCGCGGTCGGAAACCCGTTCGGTCTCGGAGGCTCAGTCACCGCCGGCATCGTTTCGGCGCGCGGGCGCGACATCGGCGCCGGCCCTTACGACGACTTCCTGCAGATCGACGCGCCGGTCAATCGCGGCAATTCCGGCGGTCCGGCGTTC
This window of the Methylocystis hirsuta genome carries:
- a CDS encoding [protein-PII] uridylyltransferase — its product is MNEVAPLSVFAGLDPNEQFRGLRQALAPAVAAICKRERGHARRTAIVELFRSALADGREIARARLEARGSGLACARLISALEDELIGAIYDYVVRYVYVVDNPTFAERLAIVAVGGYGRGTLAPGSDIDLLFLVPYKQTPWGESVIEAILYILWDLRQKVGHATRSVAECMRQARADMTIRTTLLEARFILGNAELFSEFRESFDREIARLDTREFVSAKLAERDSRVMRAGASRYLVEPNVKEGKGGLRDLNTLFWIAKYVYRVREAKELVAAGLFTAAELSLFERCEEFLWRVRCHLHFATGRAEERLAFDVQTTIAKRLGYHDRSGLSPVERFMKHYFLVAKEVGDLTAIVCAALEEKQAKPRAIFERFLQPFRRRRSRGPQGDFIVDHDRISIVDADVFKRDPVNIIRLFWMADHHGLPLHPDALRTVTLSLRLIDANLRANKEANRLFLEILLSRNMTEITLRRMNETGVLGRFIPDFGKVVAMMQFNMYHHYTVDEHLLRAVGGLSDLEAGRMPEHQQLVDEILPTIVNRKVLYLGLFLHDIAKGRKDDHSRAGMEVARSLCPRLGFTPGETESVAWLVEHHLTMSSFAQSRDLSDRVTIENFAAIVQTMERLKMLFVLTVCDINAVGPGVLDAWKAQLLRVLYWETEVVLGGGHSAVDRKSRVAAAKAELRAALPEWSDEAFDAYAKRHYPAYWLKVDVARKLRHAELLREMNGASAPLATAVELDRTRGAVELTVVAPDNPRLLAIIAGGCAAGGANIVDAHIFTTADGLALDTIFFSRAFDFDEDEMRRAGRIAGLIARALRGEVVVSEELRARAKAHLPTDAFSVAPEVVVDNSLSNVYTVIEVSGLDREGLLFELTNAISRLNLNIASAHIVTFGERAVDAFYVTDLTGAKIASPQRQAAIKRQLLDVFRGPGARGTRTPAAAAT
- the grpE gene encoding nucleotide exchange factor GrpE, which translates into the protein MSDPTNADKKADSAENRGGAEPSSLSQPSAESDIAQPEPFTELENLYAENSGLKDKLLRALAEVENVRRRAEREIADAKTYGVANFAREMLSFADNLRRAIESVPEEARAEPAVASLLEGVDVMERDFLARLARFGVRKIDAKGVRFDPNQHEALFEIPDETQPAGTVAQVVEQGYMIGERVLRPAKVGVARGASKPS
- the corA gene encoding magnesium/cobalt transporter CorA gives rise to the protein MDERATATKPTEAGVVAAAVYHEGRKIADIEIDEAGEWTKREGDVVWIGLHEPSQELLERVGEQFALHHLAIEDAFKAHQFPKLEEYEDSVFIVARTAQMVEGRIAFGETHIFIGAGYVVSVRHGASSSYAHVRERCEARAERLTEGEDFIVYAILDFIVDNYFPVLDAINGQVEDIEDHVLATTMGKPEIEQLYSLRRDLLHLRNAVTPLADVCRRLERSDVVAIDREMRPHFRDVRDHLRRVQERIDTMRETLAFAFESSLMNAQIQQTDISRRLAAWAAILAVPTAIAGIYGMNFQHMPELQWEYGYYVVLGVTASVCGYLYYRLRRAGWL